In Kitasatospora sp. NA04385, a single genomic region encodes these proteins:
- a CDS encoding pyridoxal phosphate-dependent aminotransferase, translated as MEFRQSSKLKDVCYEIRGPVVDTANALEEAGHSVLRLNTGNPAPFGFEAPEEILQDIIRNLPNAHGYSDSRGILPARRAVVQYYQQRGVAGVGVDDVYLGNGASELIQMAVQALVDDGDEVLVPAPDFPLWTAVVRFAGGKAVHYLCDEESDWYPDLEDIAAKITHRTKAIVVINPNNPTGAVYPKELLEGILDLARRHHLLVFADEIYDKILYDGTEHHCMAALADDVVTLTFNGLSKAYRVAGFRSGWLAVSGPKEHAKDYLEGLTMLAAMRLCPNVPAQYAVQAALGGRQSIDDLVLPNGRLTEQRDVTWRALNEIPGVSCVKPRGALYAFAKLDPAVHRIVDDERFVLDLLLREKIHIVQGTGFNWPRPDHFRFVTLPRADELETAINRIGRFLATYRQ; from the coding sequence ATGGAGTTTCGCCAGTCCAGCAAGCTGAAGGACGTGTGCTACGAGATCCGTGGCCCGGTCGTCGACACCGCCAACGCCCTGGAGGAGGCCGGCCACAGCGTGCTGCGGCTGAACACCGGCAACCCGGCCCCGTTCGGCTTCGAGGCGCCGGAGGAGATCCTCCAGGACATCATCCGCAACCTGCCCAACGCGCACGGCTACTCCGACTCGCGCGGCATCCTCCCCGCCCGCCGCGCCGTCGTGCAGTACTACCAGCAGCGCGGCGTGGCGGGCGTCGGCGTGGACGACGTGTACCTGGGCAACGGCGCCTCCGAGCTGATCCAGATGGCCGTCCAGGCGCTGGTGGACGACGGCGACGAGGTGCTCGTCCCGGCGCCGGACTTCCCGCTGTGGACGGCCGTGGTGCGCTTCGCCGGCGGCAAGGCGGTGCACTACCTGTGCGACGAGGAGTCTGACTGGTACCCGGACCTGGAGGACATCGCCGCCAAGATCACCCACCGCACCAAGGCGATCGTGGTGATCAACCCGAACAACCCGACCGGCGCGGTCTACCCCAAGGAGCTGCTGGAGGGCATCCTCGACCTGGCCCGCCGCCACCACCTGCTGGTCTTCGCCGACGAGATCTACGACAAGATCCTCTACGACGGCACCGAGCACCACTGCATGGCCGCGCTCGCCGACGACGTGGTCACCCTCACCTTCAACGGCCTGTCCAAGGCGTACCGGGTGGCCGGCTTCCGCAGCGGCTGGCTGGCGGTCTCCGGCCCCAAGGAGCACGCCAAGGACTACCTGGAGGGCCTGACCATGCTGGCCGCGATGCGGCTGTGCCCCAACGTGCCCGCCCAGTACGCCGTGCAGGCCGCGCTCGGCGGCCGGCAGTCCATCGACGACCTGGTGCTGCCCAACGGCCGGCTCACCGAGCAGCGCGACGTCACCTGGCGGGCGCTGAACGAGATCCCCGGCGTCTCCTGCGTCAAACCGCGCGGCGCGCTGTACGCCTTCGCCAAGCTCGACCCGGCCGTGCACCGGATCGTCGACGACGAGCGCTTCGTGCTGGACCTGCTGCTCCGCGAGAAGATCCACATCGTCCAGGGCACCGGCTTCAACTGGCCCCGCCCCGACCACTTCCGCTTCGT